From one Luteolibacter sp. SL250 genomic stretch:
- a CDS encoding septal ring lytic transglycosylase RlpA family protein, translated as MNLTRSFKSVALAVAGVLLIPSCASTSATSKNSSAEAPESWNVASVQRGKASWYSIRTNRGTRTASGQRLTDHGATAAHKTLPMGTKVRVTNEANGKSEVVTINDRGPYTRGRVIDVTIGVAERIGFKKRGVVPVKVEVLSRPENR; from the coding sequence ATGAACCTGACCCGGAGTTTCAAATCCGTGGCCCTGGCAGTAGCCGGCGTCCTCCTGATTCCAAGCTGCGCATCAACCAGTGCGACCTCCAAGAACTCCAGCGCGGAAGCGCCGGAGAGCTGGAACGTGGCATCCGTCCAGCGTGGCAAAGCCTCGTGGTATTCCATCCGTACGAACCGTGGCACCCGCACCGCGAGCGGCCAGCGTCTGACGGATCACGGAGCCACCGCGGCCCACAAGACCCTTCCGATGGGCACGAAGGTCCGCGTGACCAACGAAGCCAACGGCAAGTCCGAAGTAGTGACGATCAACGACCGCGGTCCCTATACCCGTGGACGTGTGATCGATGTGACGATCGGCGTCGCCGAGCGCATCGGTTTCAAGAAGCGCGGAGTGGTTCCTGTGAAAGTCGAAGTGCTTTCACGTCCTGAGAACCGCTGA